In one Roseburia intestinalis L1-82 genomic region, the following are encoded:
- a CDS encoding RnfABCDGE type electron transport complex subunit B: MNVTAILVAALVVGGVGILIGFFLGISGEKFKVEVDEKEVAILGELPGNNCGGCGYAGCSGLAAAIAKGEAPVNQCPVGGAPVAAKIGAIMGVDAGAGEKKVAFVKCAGTCDKTQKDYEYTGNEDCASMMFVPNGGPKACNYGCLGFGSCVKACPFDAIHIVDGIALVDKEVCKACGKCVAACPKHLIELVPYSAKHIVQCSSKDVGKNVMKACSVGCIGCHLCEKNCPKDAVHVIDNVAYIDQEKCVGCGICAQKCPKKIIL; encoded by the coding sequence ATGAACGTTACAGCAATATTAGTTGCAGCCCTTGTTGTGGGCGGCGTAGGTATCTTGATTGGATTTTTCCTTGGTATTTCCGGAGAAAAATTCAAAGTAGAAGTTGATGAGAAGGAAGTTGCCATCTTAGGCGAACTTCCAGGAAATAACTGTGGTGGTTGTGGTTATGCCGGATGTTCCGGACTTGCTGCAGCGATCGCAAAAGGTGAAGCACCAGTCAACCAGTGTCCGGTCGGCGGAGCTCCAGTTGCAGCTAAGATCGGTGCAATCATGGGTGTAGATGCAGGTGCAGGTGAGAAAAAAGTTGCTTTCGTAAAATGTGCAGGAACCTGTGACAAGACACAGAAAGATTACGAGTATACTGGTAATGAGGATTGTGCATCTATGATGTTCGTTCCAAACGGTGGACCAAAGGCATGTAACTATGGATGTTTAGGTTTTGGCTCCTGCGTAAAGGCATGTCCGTTTGATGCAATCCATATCGTAGATGGTATAGCGCTGGTTGATAAAGAAGTATGTAAGGCATGTGGTAAATGTGTGGCTGCCTGCCCGAAACACTTAATCGAGCTGGTTCCTTACTCAGCAAAACATATTGTTCAGTGTAGTTCTAAGGATGTCGGCAAGAATGTAATGAAGGCATGTTCCGTTGGATGTATCGGATGTCATCTCTGTGAGAAGAACTGTCCGAAGGATGCCGTACATGTCATTGACAATGTAGCATATATTGATCAGGAAAAATGTGTCGGATGTGGTATCTGTGCACAGAAATGTCCGAAGAAGATTATTCTTTAA
- the thrC gene encoding threonine synthase, with protein MELMYASTRDANEKVTASQAILKGLANDGGLYVPTEIPSLDVSMEELSKMTYQETAYEVLKLFLTDYTEEELKNCINAAYDSKFDTEEIAPLVDADGAYYLELFHGPTIAFKDMALSILPHLLITAARKNNVKNDIVILTATSGDTGKAALAGFADVKGTKIIVFYPKNGVSPVQEKQMVTQKGDNTFVVGIHGNFDQAQTGVKKMFSDTELAKEMDAAGYQFSSANSINIGRLVPQIAYYVYAYAKLYANGVIAKDEKINIVVPTGNFGNILAAFYAKNMGIPVAKLICASNENKVLYDFFSTGTYDKNREFMLTSSPSMDILISSNLERLIYRIAGEDAAKNAALMKELNTTGKYEITSEMKEKLADFYGNYASEKETADTIRDLYEKTGYVIDTHTAVAASVYHKYKKDTNDAETKTVIASTASPFKFSRSVMDAIDPKYDSLSEFELVDELSKIGNVKIPQAIEEIRSAEVRHKTVCEVEEMPKVVKQFLGM; from the coding sequence ATGGAATTAATGTATGCAAGCACAAGAGACGCAAATGAAAAAGTGACAGCATCACAGGCAATTTTAAAAGGACTGGCAAATGATGGCGGTTTATATGTACCGACTGAGATTCCGTCTTTGGATGTAAGCATGGAAGAACTTTCTAAGATGACTTATCAGGAGACTGCCTATGAAGTGCTCAAACTGTTTCTGACAGATTATACAGAGGAGGAACTGAAAAACTGTATTAATGCTGCCTATGATAGTAAGTTTGATACAGAAGAGATTGCACCGTTGGTGGATGCGGATGGTGCGTATTATCTTGAATTGTTCCATGGTCCGACGATAGCTTTTAAAGATATGGCATTATCCATTCTGCCACATCTTCTGATCACTGCTGCAAGAAAGAACAATGTCAAAAATGATATTGTGATCCTGACTGCTACTTCCGGCGATACCGGAAAAGCAGCACTGGCAGGATTTGCAGATGTAAAGGGAACGAAGATCATTGTATTTTATCCAAAGAATGGTGTCAGCCCGGTACAGGAAAAACAGATGGTAACACAGAAAGGTGATAATACCTTTGTTGTCGGTATCCACGGTAACTTTGATCAGGCACAGACCGGCGTTAAGAAAATGTTTTCAGATACAGAGCTTGCAAAGGAGATGGATGCTGCAGGATATCAGTTTTCTTCTGCAAACTCGATCAATATTGGACGTCTGGTTCCGCAGATCGCATATTATGTCTATGCATATGCAAAATTATATGCAAACGGTGTGATCGCAAAAGATGAGAAGATCAATATTGTGGTTCCTACCGGTAACTTTGGAAATATCCTGGCTGCATTTTATGCAAAAAATATGGGAATCCCGGTTGCAAAACTGATCTGTGCTTCAAATGAGAACAAAGTCCTTTATGATTTCTTCTCCACAGGCACATATGATAAGAACCGTGAATTTATGCTGACAAGTTCTCCTTCTATGGATATTCTGATCTCCAGTAATTTAGAGCGTCTGATCTACCGTATTGCCGGAGAGGATGCAGCTAAGAATGCGGCATTGATGAAAGAACTTAATACAACTGGTAAATACGAGATTACATCAGAGATGAAAGAGAAACTTGCTGACTTTTACGGCAATTATGCGAGTGAGAAAGAAACTGCGGATACCATCCGCGATCTGTATGAGAAAACCGGTTATGTGATTGATACACACACAGCAGTTGCTGCATCCGTATATCACAAGTACAAAAAAGACACAAATGATGCGGAAACAAAGACTGTGATCGCTTCCACAGCCAGCCCATTTAAATTCAGCAGAAGTGTTATGGATGCCATTGATCCAAAATATGATTCTTTATCAGAGTTTGAATTAGTGGATGAATTAAGCAAGATCGGTAACGTAAAAATCCCGCAGGCAATTGAGGAGATCCGTAGTGCTGAGGTACGTCATAAGACGGTATGCGAAGTAGAAGAGATGCCAAAGGTTGTAAAACAGTTCCTCGGAATGTAA
- a CDS encoding methyl-accepting chemotaxis protein, producing the protein MKQTTFSDLERNNKTCMYAHLIDSSIMTLFCILQALSGLQTWGYIIIFAVLGFGPVIAEFFFWNKSHETPAIQHLVAIGFAVFYSFAIFTATNGLVFLFVIPMILIISVYNDAKYSLIINTGTVIESLIITIMGAQTGKFGYSGQDNAVIQVVIMIMVGIYSYFTSQTLNINMAQKIQHAEESQSQSEKLLANLSELSDHVNQKINSIHQELDKLSTAAQTTQHAMQEVSSGAAEATNAVMEQGSQTQEIQDKIVIVNDVTQQIDANMKHTLDIVTEGSSSMQLLASQVDTSVQNSVDAASKLETLNHYMEEMHSIVELIGGITSQTSLLALNASIEAARAGDAGKGFAVVASEITGMASQTKEATVKITELIQNVTSAINEVVTVIQQMIDGINQEKESAKNTANSFSSIQENTLSIQSGIQNLTVSTSELKDANQVISDSVQTLSAISEELTAHAHETLEAENKNTDILDTIASKMQELVIFTQNQF; encoded by the coding sequence ATGAAGCAAACCACTTTCAGCGATCTTGAACGAAATAATAAAACCTGTATGTATGCACATCTGATTGATTCAAGTATCATGACACTTTTCTGTATCCTGCAGGCGCTTTCCGGACTTCAAACCTGGGGATATATCATTATCTTCGCAGTTTTGGGTTTTGGACCGGTTATTGCAGAGTTTTTCTTTTGGAATAAGTCACATGAAACACCCGCGATCCAGCATCTTGTTGCCATCGGTTTCGCTGTTTTTTACAGTTTTGCAATCTTCACTGCAACCAACGGTCTCGTATTTTTATTTGTTATCCCGATGATCTTAATCATCTCAGTTTATAATGATGCCAAATACTCTCTCATAATCAATACCGGAACAGTCATCGAAAGTCTCATCATTACAATTATGGGGGCTCAGACCGGAAAGTTTGGCTACTCCGGACAGGACAATGCCGTGATCCAGGTTGTCATCATGATCATGGTCGGTATTTATTCTTATTTTACATCACAGACATTAAATATCAATATGGCACAGAAAATACAGCATGCAGAGGAATCACAGTCACAGTCCGAAAAACTGCTGGCAAACCTCTCTGAATTATCAGACCACGTCAATCAGAAGATCAACAGCATCCATCAGGAGCTTGATAAATTGAGCACTGCAGCTCAGACCACACAGCATGCAATGCAGGAAGTATCAAGCGGTGCTGCCGAAGCAACGAATGCCGTAATGGAACAGGGTTCCCAGACACAGGAAATTCAGGATAAGATTGTGATCGTCAATGATGTAACACAGCAGATCGATGCAAACATGAAACACACTTTAGATATCGTGACAGAAGGCAGTAGTTCCATGCAGCTTCTCGCCAGCCAGGTAGATACCTCTGTCCAAAACAGCGTGGATGCCGCATCAAAGTTAGAAACTCTGAACCATTACATGGAAGAAATGCATTCTATCGTGGAACTGATCGGCGGTATCACTTCCCAGACCAGTCTGCTTGCATTAAACGCAAGTATTGAAGCTGCAAGAGCCGGAGATGCCGGGAAGGGATTTGCAGTGGTTGCATCAGAGATTACCGGAATGGCTTCCCAGACAAAAGAAGCAACTGTAAAGATCACGGAACTGATCCAGAATGTTACTTCAGCTATCAACGAAGTTGTCACAGTCATCCAGCAAATGATCGATGGAATCAATCAGGAAAAAGAAAGTGCTAAAAACACGGCAAACAGTTTCTCCTCGATTCAAGAAAACACGCTCTCCATTCAGAGTGGTATCCAGAACCTGACCGTAAGTACCTCAGAGTTAAAAGATGCAAACCAGGTCATTTCTGATTCCGTCCAGACACTCTCTGCCATCTCAGAAGAGCTTACTGCTCATGCACACGAAACATTAGAAGCCGAAAATAAAAATACAGATATCCTTGATACTATTGCCTCAAAGATGCAGGAGCTTGTAATATTTACACAAAATCAGTTTTAA
- a CDS encoding response regulator transcription factor: MERILVVDDEDKIRAIIRKYGEFEGYEIAEAHDGMEAVEICRKEDFDLIILDVMMPELDGFSTCREIRKFKEIPVIMLSARGEEYDKIHGFELGIDDYVVKPFSPRELMMRVKVVISRNNKKDVRGGHEIFQAEGLVVDFTGRTVTVDGKRVEMSPKEYELLFYLVRNRNIALDREKLITEVWGYDYYGDDRTLDTHIKLLRSSLGEYRKFLVTLRGVGYRFEA; the protein is encoded by the coding sequence ATGGAACGTATTTTAGTTGTAGACGATGAGGACAAGATCCGTGCGATCATTCGAAAATATGGGGAATTTGAAGGATATGAGATCGCGGAGGCACATGACGGAATGGAAGCAGTTGAAATCTGCCGGAAAGAAGATTTTGATCTGATCATACTGGATGTGATGATGCCGGAACTGGATGGCTTTTCCACCTGCCGGGAAATCCGCAAGTTCAAAGAGATCCCTGTCATTATGCTCTCGGCACGCGGCGAGGAGTATGACAAGATCCATGGATTTGAACTCGGAATCGACGATTATGTGGTAAAACCGTTTTCGCCACGTGAGCTTATGATGCGCGTAAAAGTTGTAATCAGCAGAAACAATAAAAAAGACGTACGGGGCGGACATGAGATCTTTCAGGCAGAAGGTCTGGTTGTTGATTTTACCGGACGAACTGTGACTGTGGATGGCAAGCGTGTGGAAATGTCGCCAAAAGAATACGAACTTTTGTTTTATTTAGTAAGAAACCGCAATATTGCACTTGACCGTGAAAAACTGATCACAGAGGTATGGGGGTATGATTATTATGGTGATGACAGGACCTTAGATACCCATATCAAACTTTTACGGAGCAGTCTGGGTGAATACCGCAAATTTTTAGTGACATTAAGAGGGGTGGGATACCGGTTTGAAGCATGA
- a CDS encoding sensor histidine kinase has product MKHEKISIKWRVFTYLLVFTGILLVVLWLIQICYLDSFYTMIKSREAEQVTSAVANILTSDEDDKDTLIHDIAAKNNMAVYVTNTDGDEICSAEYIVNSRLADMPSEQVQYYYEQAKEHGGIFKIEYEGGINPEFWSENMPEPEDVAEGDLKWEDKETMEPATEEGTENGNEAYGPGFHGFLQKRGQEHIKSVIYVKIVECDGQEEILLVNTQLTPVDATVNTLRIELIWITVIMILLSLGIAFLISRQISKSLIRINESAKALAKGDFDVRFEGKDYREVAELSDTLNATAKELGKNESLRRELIANVSHDLRTPLTMIIAYAEVMRDLPGENTPENVQVVIDEAGRLTNLVNDMLDMSKLQAGVMEKNDTVYNLTESIESVLERYNKLKEQDGYCIHFEYDGKVQVKADEYKIYQVIYNLINNAINYTGKDKTVWVRQKISGDKVRIEVTDSGDGIAKEALPYVWDRYYKVDKTHKRAVMGTGLGLSIVKNILELHHAGYGVVSEPGCGSTFWFELKIER; this is encoded by the coding sequence TTGAAGCATGAAAAAATCAGTATTAAATGGAGAGTATTTACCTATCTGCTTGTCTTTACCGGAATACTTCTTGTCGTGTTATGGCTGATCCAGATCTGTTATCTGGATTCATTCTACACCATGATCAAAAGCAGGGAAGCAGAGCAGGTCACGTCGGCGGTTGCAAATATACTGACCTCGGATGAGGATGATAAAGACACTCTGATCCATGACATTGCAGCGAAAAATAATATGGCAGTCTATGTGACAAATACGGATGGAGATGAGATTTGCAGCGCAGAGTATATTGTAAATTCCAGACTTGCGGATATGCCGTCGGAACAGGTACAGTATTATTATGAACAGGCAAAAGAACATGGCGGGATTTTTAAAATCGAATATGAGGGCGGGATCAATCCGGAATTCTGGAGTGAAAATATGCCGGAACCAGAAGATGTGGCAGAGGGAGATTTAAAGTGGGAAGATAAAGAAACAATGGAACCTGCCACAGAGGAGGGAACAGAAAACGGTAATGAAGCATATGGACCCGGATTCCACGGTTTTTTGCAGAAACGCGGACAGGAACACATCAAAAGTGTGATCTATGTAAAAATTGTAGAGTGTGACGGTCAGGAAGAGATTCTGCTGGTCAATACGCAGCTTACTCCGGTGGATGCAACTGTTAATACACTGCGGATCGAACTGATATGGATCACTGTGATCATGATCCTGCTTTCACTGGGGATCGCTTTTTTAATATCCAGACAGATTTCCAAGTCACTGATCCGGATCAATGAGTCGGCGAAAGCACTTGCCAAGGGAGATTTTGATGTGCGTTTTGAGGGGAAAGATTACCGTGAGGTGGCGGAACTGTCCGACACGCTCAATGCAACGGCGAAAGAACTTGGCAAAAATGAGTCCCTGCGGCGGGAACTGATCGCAAATGTATCGCACGATCTGCGGACACCGCTTACGATGATCATTGCCTATGCAGAGGTCATGCGGGATCTTCCGGGAGAAAATACACCGGAAAATGTCCAGGTAGTGATCGATGAGGCCGGACGCCTGACAAATCTCGTGAATGATATGCTTGATATGTCAAAACTTCAGGCTGGTGTTATGGAAAAAAATGACACAGTGTACAATCTGACAGAGAGCATCGAATCTGTTTTAGAGCGCTACAATAAATTAAAAGAGCAGGATGGCTACTGTATTCATTTCGAATATGACGGAAAAGTACAGGTAAAAGCAGATGAATACAAGATTTATCAGGTAATCTACAACCTGATCAACAATGCGATCAATTATACCGGGAAAGATAAAACGGTGTGGGTACGTCAGAAAATTTCAGGGGATAAGGTGCGGATCGAAGTGACAGACAGTGGGGATGGTATTGCAAAAGAGGCACTTCCTTATGTGTGGGACCGCTATTATAAGGTGGACAAGACACATAAACGTGCTGTGATGGGAACCGGTCTGGGACTTTCCATTGTAAAAAATATACTGGAACTTCATCATGCCGGATATGGTGTGGTAAGCGAACCGGGATGCGGTTCGACGTTCTGGTTTGAACTTAAGATAGAACGATAG
- a CDS encoding citrate/2-methylcitrate synthase, with translation MTTNRFCEITHELQHLSKLSEQCARIDPALYAKYDVKRGLRDINGKGVLVGLTEISDVCSTKMIDGKLRPADGELYYRGYNVKDIIDGTSENSHFGFEECTYLLLFGKLPARTELTEFTKMLSEYRTLPTSFVRDIIMKAPSKDMMNTLARSVLTLYSYDDLADDISLPNVLRQCLQLISLFPLLSVYGYQAYKHYHDGASLFIHPPKAEYSTAENILHILRPDSQFTPLEAKLLDTALILHMEHGGGNNSTFTTHLVSSSGTDTYSVIAASLGSLKGPKHGGANIKVVRMFEDMKENLSDWSDEEEISRYLRALLHKEAFDHAGLIYGMGHAVYSLSDPRARIFRSFVEKLSAEKGYEKEFALYDAVSRLAPKIIADERQIYKGVSPNVDFYSGFAYSMLGLPVELYTPIFAIARIAGWSAHRLEEVAINGKIMRPAYKNIGEHKEYIPMEKR, from the coding sequence ATGACTACCAATCGTTTCTGCGAAATCACCCACGAATTACAGCATCTGTCAAAGCTCAGTGAGCAGTGTGCCAGAATTGATCCTGCTCTCTATGCAAAATACGATGTCAAACGCGGTCTCCGCGATATTAACGGTAAAGGTGTTTTAGTCGGTCTTACAGAAATTTCTGATGTATGCTCCACAAAGATGATTGACGGCAAGCTGCGTCCGGCAGACGGCGAGCTTTATTACCGCGGTTATAATGTCAAAGATATTATCGACGGCACATCGGAAAACAGTCATTTTGGCTTTGAGGAATGCACTTATCTGCTTCTTTTCGGGAAACTTCCTGCCCGGACGGAATTAACGGAATTTACGAAAATGCTCAGTGAATATCGTACCCTTCCTACCAGTTTTGTCCGTGATATTATTATGAAAGCCCCAAGCAAAGATATGATGAACACACTCGCAAGGAGTGTTCTCACACTTTATTCCTATGATGACCTTGCGGATGACATTTCGCTTCCGAATGTACTCAGACAGTGTTTACAGCTTATAAGTCTGTTCCCGCTTCTTTCGGTATACGGTTATCAGGCTTACAAACATTACCATGACGGTGCAAGCCTTTTTATCCATCCGCCAAAAGCTGAGTATTCCACCGCAGAAAACATTCTGCATATTCTGCGTCCGGACAGCCAGTTTACTCCTTTAGAAGCAAAGCTTTTAGATACCGCACTGATCCTTCACATGGAACATGGTGGTGGAAATAACTCCACATTTACCACGCATCTGGTATCGTCATCCGGAACGGACACCTATTCTGTGATCGCTGCTTCCTTAGGTTCCCTAAAAGGTCCGAAACACGGCGGTGCCAACATCAAGGTTGTCCGTATGTTTGAGGATATGAAAGAGAATCTCTCCGACTGGAGCGATGAGGAAGAAATCAGTCGTTATTTAAGAGCCTTATTACATAAAGAAGCCTTTGATCACGCCGGTCTGATCTATGGCATGGGGCATGCTGTATATTCCCTTTCAGATCCCCGTGCCCGCATTTTCCGTTCTTTTGTAGAAAAATTGTCTGCCGAAAAAGGCTATGAAAAAGAGTTTGCTCTGTATGATGCCGTATCACGCTTAGCACCAAAAATTATCGCAGACGAGCGTCAGATTTATAAAGGTGTCAGCCCAAACGTCGATTTTTACAGTGGCTTTGCTTACAGCATGTTAGGACTTCCGGTGGAACTTTACACACCGATCTTTGCAATCGCCAGAATCGCCGGATGGAGTGCCCATCGTCTTGAAGAGGTTGCCATCAACGGCAAGATTATGCGGCCTGCTTACAAAAACATCGGAGAACACAAAGAATATATTCCAATGGAAAAACGCTGA
- a CDS encoding chemotaxis protein CheX, which yields MYAQFFGNYLLSHGITKEQLMHAMQEANNEHPKLGTLAMHAGYMSASEVDRVIIMQTHEDKRFGELAIREGYLTEAQVTELLQTQNPNFLLLGQALLNDGVINNEQLQSLIIGYQSENELYDADMSAETKDIVDHLVENFFVIAERPLSPGELSFLHLLFNDLVRFIGDDFSPVRPELCKEYPTNYCIRQQINGKFSIRTYIDMPESTCIAFASRYVDEDFHSFDEYVQSSLEDFLNLHNGLFNVNMSNEQGLELQLDVPNVVTDELVTFEHEAYMLPIVYSFGTIHFIFELIHNEL from the coding sequence ATGTACGCTCAATTTTTCGGAAACTATTTATTATCACACGGGATCACAAAAGAACAGCTGATGCATGCCATGCAGGAAGCAAATAACGAACATCCAAAATTAGGAACCCTTGCCATGCATGCAGGCTATATGTCAGCCAGTGAAGTGGACCGCGTAATTATCATGCAGACACATGAAGACAAACGTTTCGGTGAACTTGCCATCCGGGAAGGTTATCTGACAGAAGCTCAGGTTACGGAGCTGCTGCAGACACAGAATCCTAATTTCTTACTTCTTGGTCAGGCATTATTAAATGATGGTGTTATTAATAATGAGCAGCTCCAGTCTCTCATCATCGGTTATCAGTCTGAGAATGAACTTTACGATGCAGATATGTCCGCTGAAACGAAGGATATTGTAGATCACCTTGTAGAAAATTTCTTTGTTATTGCTGAGCGTCCGCTTTCACCTGGAGAGCTTTCTTTCCTGCATCTCTTATTTAACGATCTCGTTCGTTTTATCGGGGATGATTTTTCACCGGTTCGCCCTGAACTTTGTAAAGAATATCCGACAAACTATTGTATCAGGCAGCAGATCAATGGTAAATTTTCCATTCGTACTTATATCGATATGCCGGAAAGCACCTGCATTGCATTTGCATCCCGTTATGTCGATGAAGATTTTCACAGTTTTGACGAATATGTACAGTCTTCTCTCGAAGATTTCTTAAATCTCCATAATGGTCTGTTCAACGTTAATATGTCAAACGAACAGGGGCTTGAACTGCAGCTTGATGTTCCAAATGTTGTCACAGATGAACTGGTCACATTTGAACACGAGGCATATATGTTACCGATTGTTTATTCATTCGGAACAATACATTTTATATTTGAGTTGATTCATAATGAACTGTAA
- a CDS encoding response regulator: MKFDDTKILISDDSILARKQLKDILSQFGTPTFLEAANGQDAIDIYKKESPSLVFLDIVMPIKDGNAVIHEITDFDPDATIIIVSSVGTQSQLREAIEAGASDFIQKPINADQIEHIITSRFEGR; this comes from the coding sequence ATGAAATTTGATGACACAAAAATTCTCATCAGTGACGATTCTATTTTAGCAAGAAAACAGTTAAAGGATATCCTCTCCCAGTTTGGCACACCAACATTTTTAGAGGCTGCAAACGGACAGGATGCTATTGATATTTACAAAAAGGAATCCCCTTCGCTTGTATTTCTTGACATCGTTATGCCGATCAAAGATGGCAATGCTGTCATACATGAGATTACTGATTTTGATCCAGATGCTACTATCATTATTGTCTCTTCTGTTGGTACGCAGTCCCAGCTCCGCGAAGCCATTGAGGCAGGTGCCAGTGATTTTATCCAGAAACCGATCAATGCGGATCAGATCGAACATATTATTACTTCAAGATTTGAAGGGAGATAG
- a CDS encoding [Fe-Fe] hydrogenase large subunit C-terminal domain-containing protein, whose amino-acid sequence MELIYANDNCTGCNKCVRDCPVLIANVATDAGKVIVDSEKCIACGACFDACEHNAREYQDDTKSFFTALEAGKKISVILAPAFLANYPHEYKKVLGYLKEKGVNHIYSVSFGADITTWGYLKYITEHQFLGGISQPCPAVVNYVEKYIPELLPKMMPIHSPMMCMAIYIKKYLKCDDELAFISPCIAKKTEITDPNCYGYVKYNVTFKKLFETIGNKYQGCKEYEDELEYGMGALYPMPGGLRENVEHFLGKEQVVRQVEGEKEAYRYLHEYLERIKKNKRQPFMVDILNCSKGCIYGTATELERNTDDVMLTLSDMRNKTANAGADAKRGLFGKKTKNGSPWDESVPEKDRLVNLMKAFEDLDINDFVRKYTNKSVEIKEPAEHEMQEIFASMNKTDAASQKMNCESCGYSSCRNMARAIYNGVNVKENCVHYVKSVAENEKEKIQNLMEEEQQKQEIHNQKLADITEQFVSLSENIDQLGDANETSANEATTLAQHIQEISNFCQELNSSLATMSDFINIYKASNEDISSIAGQTNLLSLNASIEAARAGEAGRGFAVVASEIRELSDSTKKLIVENNAKAEEIIPKINASIDSIKDLIENINEMNEKVATIAATSEEISSQTSCVQSMADELRDAVENI is encoded by the coding sequence ATGGAACTTATTTACGCAAATGATAATTGTACCGGATGCAACAAATGTGTAAGAGATTGTCCGGTGCTGATCGCCAATGTTGCAACAGATGCAGGAAAGGTAATAGTTGACTCTGAAAAATGTATTGCATGTGGGGCATGTTTTGATGCATGTGAGCATAATGCCAGAGAATATCAGGATGACACAAAATCATTTTTTACAGCATTAGAAGCAGGAAAAAAGATTTCTGTTATTTTAGCTCCTGCATTTTTGGCAAATTATCCGCATGAGTATAAAAAGGTACTTGGATATCTGAAGGAAAAAGGTGTAAATCATATTTACAGTGTTTCTTTCGGTGCAGATATCACGACATGGGGATATTTAAAATATATTACAGAACATCAGTTTCTGGGTGGCATTTCCCAGCCATGTCCGGCAGTTGTCAATTATGTGGAAAAATATATTCCGGAATTACTGCCGAAAATGATGCCGATTCATAGTCCGATGATGTGTATGGCAATTTACATAAAAAAATATTTAAAATGTGATGATGAACTTGCATTTATCAGTCCTTGTATCGCAAAGAAGACAGAGATTACAGATCCAAATTGCTATGGCTATGTAAAATATAATGTGACATTTAAAAAGCTTTTTGAAACGATTGGAAATAAATATCAGGGCTGTAAGGAATATGAGGACGAACTGGAATATGGCATGGGTGCTCTTTATCCGATGCCGGGTGGTTTAAGAGAAAACGTAGAACATTTCCTTGGAAAAGAACAGGTGGTAAGACAGGTAGAAGGCGAAAAGGAAGCCTATCGCTATCTGCATGAGTATTTAGAACGTATCAAAAAGAATAAGAGACAGCCGTTTATGGTCGATATTTTAAACTGCTCTAAGGGATGCATCTATGGAACAGCTACTGAGTTAGAGCGCAATACGGATGATGTTATGCTCACACTCAGTGATATGAGAAACAAAACGGCAAATGCAGGAGCAGACGCGAAAAGAGGATTGTTTGGCAAGAAGACAAAGAATGGTTCACCATGGGACGAATCCGTACCGGAGAAGGATCGTTTGGTAAATCTGATGAAAGCATTTGAAGATTTAGATATCAATGATTTTGTACGCAAATATACAAACAAAAGTGTTGAGATTAAAGAGCCTGCGGAGCATGAAATGCAGGAGATTTTTGCTTCCATGAATAAGACGGATGCTGCCAGCCAGAAAATGAATTGTGAGTCCTGTGGTTATTCTTCCTGTCGCAATATGGCAAGGGCAATTTATAATGGTGTAAATGTCAAGGAAAACTGTGTACATTATGTCAAGAGTGTTGCGGAGAATGAAAAAGAAAAGATCCAGAATCTGATGGAAGAGGAACAGCAGAAACAAGAAATTCATAATCAGAAACTTGCCGATATTACAGAACAGTTTGTATCTTTGAGTGAAAATATTGATCAGCTGGGTGACGCGAATGAAACTTCGGCAAATGAGGCGACCACGCTTGCACAGCATATTCAGGAGATCTCCAATTTCTGTCAGGAGTTAAACAGTTCATTGGCAACGATGTCTGATTTTATCAATATTTATAAAGCAAGCAATGAGGATATTTCTTCCATAGCAGGGCAGACAAATCTTCTTTCCCTGAATGCTTCCATAGAGGCGGCAAGGGCTGGAGAGGCTGGACGTGGATTTGCAGTAGTTGCAAGTGAGATACGTGAATTGTCCGATTCGACGAAAAAACTGATTGTAGAGAACAATGCAAAAGCAGAAGAAATCATTCCTAAGATTAATGCAAGCATTGATTCTATCAAAGATCTGATTGAAAATATCAATGAAATGAATGAGAAGGTGGCAACGATTGCAGCAACATCGGAGGAAATTTCGTCACAGACATCCTGTGTACAGAGTATGGCAGATGAACTGCGTGATGCGGTAGAAAATATTTAA